A DNA window from Pogona vitticeps strain Pit_001003342236 chromosome 2, PviZW2.1, whole genome shotgun sequence contains the following coding sequences:
- the LOC110083802 gene encoding LOW QUALITY PROTEIN: replication termination factor 2-like (The sequence of the model RefSeq protein was modified relative to this genomic sequence to represent the inferred CDS: inserted 2 bases in 1 codon) translates to MGCDGGIILKRHELVNGRHKIGKVDKNEELVVQWYYCPLSQEKLSRPIVVCELGRLYNKDAIIEFLLDKSSDKVLVEVASRIKSIXNVIELNLTDNQPWTGDKGNTKGDKYDDIQSAHFICPVVGLDMNGRHQFCFLRNCGCVFSERALKEIKTEVFHKGHPRRS, encoded by the exons ATGGGTTGCGATGGGGGCATCATCCTGAAGAGGCACGAATTGGTGAATGGACGTCACAAAATTGGGAAGGTTGACAAAAATGAAGAATTGGTGGTGCAGTGGTACTATTGTCCACTAAGTCAAGAAAAACTAAGCAGGCCTATAGTGGTTTGTGAGCTTGGCAGGTTATATAATAAAGATGCAATCATTGAATTTTTGCTCGATAAATCTTCTGATAAAGTCCTTGTAGAGGTTGCATCCCGCATCAAGAGTAT GAATGTCATTGAATTGAATCTCACAGACAATCAACCATGGACTGGTGACAAGGGGAATACAAAAGGGGACAAATATGATGACATCCAGAGTGCCCATTTTATTTGCCCTGTAGTTGGGTTGGACATGAATGGAAGgcatcagttttgctttcttcggAACTGTGGATGTGTATTCTCTGAACGTGCTCTTAAAGAAATTAAAACTGAAGTGTTTCacaagggacacccaagacggtcatag